The sequence TTTTTCAGATTAGTATACTGTGTCGTACTCGCGCCAAGCGTGTTGACTCAGGATATCATCTTGACTCAACTCATCGAAAATAAGGGCAACGTTGCTGCCATCGGCATCCATCATCCAGATACCCAAACTACCGTTGCGGTCACTGCTAAAGACAATCTTCGTCCCGTCAGGAGA is a genomic window of Candidatus Poribacteria bacterium containing:
- a CDS encoding PD40 domain-containing protein, encoding MVFTKESSPLDAAVYVLDLFSRVQTRLINQEGYNGYPCWSPDGTKIVFSSDRNGSLGIWMMDADGSNVALIFDELSQDDILSQHAWREYDTVY